A section of the Neorhizobium galegae bv. orientalis str. HAMBI 540 genome encodes:
- a CDS encoding branched-chain amino acid ABC transporter permease — protein sequence MEYFIQQLINGLTLGSIYGLVAIGYTMVYGIIGMINFAHGDIFMLGGFAALIVFLIATSFFAGIPVALLLLLMLLVGMLMTGLWNWTIERVAYRPLRGSFRLAPLITAIGMSIVLSNFIQVTQGPRNKPIPPMVTDVFHIGGITISLKQVLIVIITAVLLFAFWYIVNKTPLGRAQRATEQDRKMAALLGVDVDRTISITFIMGAALAAVAGGMYLMYYGVASFNDGFIPGVKAFTAAVLGGIGSLPGAVLGGLLIGLIESLWSAYFSIAYKDVATFAILAFVLIFKPTGILGRPEVEKV from the coding sequence ATGGAGTATTTTATCCAGCAGCTCATCAACGGGCTGACTCTTGGATCCATCTATGGCCTTGTCGCAATCGGCTATACGATGGTTTATGGCATCATCGGCATGATCAACTTCGCCCATGGCGATATTTTCATGCTTGGCGGTTTTGCCGCTCTCATCGTCTTCCTGATCGCAACCTCCTTCTTTGCCGGCATTCCGGTGGCGTTGCTTCTGCTGCTGATGTTGCTCGTCGGCATGCTGATGACGGGATTGTGGAACTGGACGATCGAGCGGGTCGCCTACCGGCCGTTGCGCGGTTCATTCCGGCTTGCGCCGCTGATTACCGCGATCGGCATGTCGATCGTGCTGTCCAACTTCATCCAGGTGACGCAGGGGCCGCGCAACAAGCCGATCCCGCCGATGGTGACCGACGTCTTCCATATCGGCGGCATCACCATCTCGCTGAAGCAGGTGCTCATCGTCATCATTACGGCGGTGCTGCTGTTCGCCTTCTGGTACATCGTCAACAAGACGCCGCTCGGCCGCGCCCAGCGGGCGACCGAACAGGACCGCAAGATGGCGGCGCTGCTCGGCGTCGACGTCGACCGGACGATCTCGATCACCTTCATCATGGGTGCAGCGCTCGCCGCGGTCGCCGGCGGCATGTATCTGATGTATTATGGCGTCGCCTCGTTCAACGACGGCTTCATCCCGGGCGTCAAGGCGTTCACGGCAGCGGTTCTCGGCGGCATCGGGTCACTGCCGGGTGCTGTTCTCGGCGGGCTTCTGATCGGCCTCATCGAGTCGCTGTGGTCTGCCTATTTCTCCATCGCATACAAGGACGTCGCCACGTTTGCGATCCTCGCTTTCGTGCTGATCTTCAAGCCGACCGGCATTCTCGGCCGGCCGGAAGTGGAGAAGGTGTAA
- a CDS encoding sarcosine oxidase subunit gamma: MSINLLHRHVLEDHISGFETDPNPNHLLVIRRPMIFTVLAHEGQGTAVAEALWNAPDVAPRFCGPSEWLAVSRTVGAETVAGMLSDIAGASVVDQSDGQVLMEISGPSVRKILGRCVAVDLHPEVFEEGRSATMLCCHVAANVARTGADTFEIVVPRSFAGSVFEELTDMGREHALTRGFAD, from the coding sequence ATGTCGATCAACCTTCTCCACCGGCATGTCCTCGAGGATCATATTTCCGGCTTCGAGACGGATCCCAATCCGAACCACCTCTTGGTCATTCGCCGGCCGATGATCTTCACCGTTCTCGCCCATGAAGGCCAGGGGACAGCCGTCGCCGAGGCCCTGTGGAACGCTCCGGATGTGGCGCCGCGCTTCTGCGGCCCGTCCGAATGGCTTGCCGTGTCGCGGACGGTCGGAGCCGAGACGGTCGCCGGCATGCTGTCCGACATCGCGGGCGCATCCGTGGTCGACCAGAGCGACGGCCAGGTGCTGATGGAAATCTCCGGCCCGAGCGTGCGAAAGATCCTTGGCCGATGCGTGGCGGTCGACCTGCATCCGGAGGTCTTCGAAGAGGGCCGGTCGGCGACGATGTTGTGCTGCCATGTGGCGGCGAATGTCGCCCGCACCGGTGCCGACACGTTCGAGATCGTCGTGCCGCGCTCGTTTGCCGGATCGGTTTTCGAGGAGCTGACGGACATGGGCCGCGAACATGCGCTGACCCGCGGCTTTGCTGACTGA
- a CDS encoding sarcosine oxidase subunit alpha family protein → MTSYRLGSGGGINRGQSLTFTFDGRTYKGFEGDTLASALIANDQMLMARSFKYHRPRGVVTAGSAEPNALMTIGSGARAEPNARATVVELYNGLAATSQNRWPSLKHDFGAVNDLLSPFLGAGFYYKTFMWPGVLWEKLYEPLIRRAAGLGKVTMQADPDRYEKSWAHCDLLVIGAGPTGLMAALAAGRAGVRVILADEGFRFGGSLLSESAAVGGQPAAEFAAEVVEELATLPNVTLMPRTTVFGWYDDMAFGAVERVQKHVASPSPDLPMERLWRVVAKQAILATGAEERPLVFGGNDKPGVMTAGAARTYLNRYGVAVGGKVAVFTNGGSGYRTAADLLAQGVDVTAIIDARPQSADPVPDGIRIIRNGSVIATKGRHRIEGLIAERSGFEEVIGCDALAVSGGWSPVVHLMCQRGAKPVWSDGKQAFLAPDVGGAFVAAGSAAGQTSLGDCLKDGSAKAHAALDALGRLVGSLETPEVEGEYDPSFAPLWYVPGARDKAFVDFQNDVHVGDLGLAQREGFRHIEHTKRYTTAGMATDQGKLGNVNTAGIVAGMRGLSPTEIGTTTFRPFYTPVSFGALAGTARAEHAAPVRTSPLHSWARKNGATFVESGLWYRPVWFPRDGEKTWRESVDREVFDVRANAGLCDVSTLGKIEIFGRGAAEFLDRIYSNSFLKLPVGRARYGLMLREDGIVFDDGTVSRLSENHYVMTTTTAFAAEVLAHLEFSAQTFWPELDVRFVCSTDQWAQMSLAGPKARIIMSRVVQDDISDAAFPFLAAREVTLRGGLKARLFRISFSGELAYELAVPAGYGEAVADAIMDAGHEEGICAYGAEALNVLRIEKGHVTHSELDGRTTADDVGLGRMMAMQKPDFIGKRLSTRFGLTAADRLQLVGLKPVEADKEIKAGAHLLKDGAKPSLANDQGFVSSACFSPTLGHFIALAMLKSGRERIGERIMVWDGLRGSEVLSEVCPPVFVDPENSKLHL, encoded by the coding sequence ATGACCTCCTATCGTCTCGGATCGGGCGGCGGGATCAATCGCGGCCAGTCGCTCACCTTCACCTTCGACGGCAGGACCTACAAGGGTTTCGAGGGCGATACGCTCGCCTCGGCGCTGATCGCCAACGACCAGATGCTGATGGCCCGCAGCTTCAAGTACCACCGCCCGCGTGGCGTGGTGACGGCAGGGTCTGCCGAGCCCAACGCACTGATGACGATCGGGTCCGGCGCGCGGGCCGAGCCGAATGCCCGTGCGACGGTAGTTGAACTCTACAATGGTCTCGCTGCCACCAGTCAAAACCGCTGGCCATCGCTGAAACACGATTTTGGCGCCGTGAATGATCTCCTGTCGCCGTTTCTCGGTGCCGGCTTCTACTACAAGACCTTCATGTGGCCGGGCGTGCTCTGGGAAAAGCTCTACGAGCCGCTGATCCGCCGTGCTGCGGGGCTCGGCAAGGTCACGATGCAGGCCGATCCGGACCGCTACGAAAAGTCCTGGGCGCATTGCGACCTGCTGGTGATCGGCGCGGGGCCGACCGGCCTGATGGCGGCGCTTGCTGCCGGCCGGGCCGGGGTGCGGGTCATTCTGGCCGACGAGGGGTTCAGGTTCGGCGGTTCGCTGCTGTCGGAAAGTGCTGCCGTCGGCGGCCAGCCGGCTGCGGAGTTCGCCGCTGAGGTCGTCGAGGAACTGGCCACGCTGCCGAACGTGACGCTGATGCCGCGCACGACCGTGTTCGGCTGGTATGACGACATGGCGTTCGGCGCCGTCGAGCGGGTGCAGAAACACGTGGCCTCGCCATCGCCGGACCTGCCGATGGAGCGGCTGTGGCGCGTCGTCGCGAAGCAGGCGATCCTCGCCACCGGAGCGGAGGAACGGCCGCTCGTCTTCGGCGGCAACGACAAGCCGGGCGTGATGACGGCAGGGGCTGCGCGCACCTATCTCAACCGCTACGGCGTCGCTGTCGGCGGCAAGGTCGCAGTCTTCACCAACGGCGGCTCCGGGTACCGCACGGCTGCCGATCTCCTTGCTCAGGGCGTCGACGTCACCGCGATCATCGATGCGCGGCCGCAATCGGCCGATCCGGTGCCGGATGGCATCCGCATCATCCGCAACGGCTCGGTGATCGCCACGAAGGGCCGACATCGTATCGAGGGGCTGATCGCCGAGCGTTCCGGCTTCGAGGAGGTGATCGGATGCGATGCGCTTGCCGTGTCCGGCGGCTGGTCGCCGGTCGTGCACCTGATGTGCCAGCGCGGTGCCAAGCCCGTGTGGTCGGACGGGAAACAGGCATTCCTGGCGCCTGACGTCGGCGGCGCTTTTGTGGCTGCCGGTTCGGCTGCCGGCCAGACGTCGCTGGGTGATTGCCTGAAGGATGGTTCGGCCAAGGCGCATGCTGCGCTCGACGCGCTGGGCAGGCTGGTGGGGTCCCTCGAAACGCCCGAGGTGGAGGGTGAATACGATCCGTCTTTCGCGCCGCTCTGGTATGTGCCGGGCGCCCGGGACAAGGCTTTCGTCGATTTCCAGAACGACGTGCATGTCGGCGATCTCGGCCTCGCCCAGCGGGAAGGTTTTCGCCATATCGAGCACACCAAGCGTTATACGACCGCCGGCATGGCGACCGACCAGGGCAAGCTCGGCAATGTCAACACGGCCGGCATCGTCGCCGGCATGCGCGGGCTTTCGCCTACCGAGATCGGGACCACCACCTTCCGGCCGTTCTATACGCCGGTCTCCTTCGGTGCTCTTGCAGGCACCGCGCGGGCCGAACATGCCGCCCCGGTGCGTACCTCGCCGCTGCATAGCTGGGCGCGGAAGAACGGCGCGACCTTCGTGGAATCCGGCCTCTGGTACCGTCCCGTCTGGTTCCCCAGGGATGGCGAAAAGACCTGGCGGGAGAGCGTCGATCGCGAGGTGTTCGACGTTCGCGCCAATGCCGGGCTCTGCGATGTCTCCACCCTCGGCAAGATCGAGATCTTCGGGCGAGGTGCTGCGGAATTCCTCGATCGCATCTATTCGAACAGCTTTCTGAAGCTGCCGGTCGGGAGGGCGCGCTACGGGCTGATGTTGCGCGAGGACGGTATCGTCTTCGACGACGGAACGGTGAGCCGGCTCTCCGAAAACCACTATGTGATGACCACGACGACGGCTTTTGCAGCGGAAGTGCTCGCGCATCTGGAATTCTCGGCGCAGACCTTCTGGCCGGAACTCGACGTGCGGTTCGTTTGCTCGACGGATCAATGGGCGCAGATGTCGCTTGCCGGGCCGAAGGCGCGAATCATCATGAGCCGAGTCGTGCAGGACGATATTTCCGATGCGGCCTTCCCGTTCCTCGCCGCCAGGGAGGTCACGCTACGCGGGGGGCTGAAGGCGCGGCTGTTCCGCATCTCCTTCTCAGGCGAGCTCGCCTACGAGCTTGCGGTGCCCGCCGGCTACGGCGAGGCGGTTGCCGACGCGATCATGGATGCGGGGCATGAGGAGGGGATCTGCGCTTATGGCGCCGAGGCGCTCAACGTGCTGCGCATCGAAAAGGGGCATGTCACCCATAGCGAGCTCGACGGCCGCACCACGGCGGACGATGTCGGGCTCGGCCGGATGATGGCGATGCAGAAGCCGGATTTCATCGGCAAGCGGCTCTCCACCCGATTCGGCTTGACCGCCGCCGACCGGCTGCAGCTCGTTGGCTTGAAGCCGGTCGAAGCTGACAAGGAGATCAAGGCCGGTGCGCATCTCCTGAAGGATGGTGCAAAGCCCTCCCTCGCCAACGACCAGGGCTTTGTCTCTTCGGCTTGTTTTTCGCCAACGCTCGGGCATTTCATCGCGCTCGCCATGCTGAAATCCGGGCGCGAGCGGATCGGCGAACGGATCATGGTCTGGGACGGGTTGCGCGGTTCGGAGGTGCTCAGCGAAGTCTGTCCGCCGGTCTTCGTCGATCCCGAAAACAGCAAACTGCATCTCTGA
- a CDS encoding sarcosine oxidase subunit delta, with amino-acid sequence MASLITCPHCGTRPKEEFSIRGAAAPKRPSPIAKDEAWHAYVYVRDNPKGRYQEYWHHIAGCRRFLVVERDNLTHEVFGVTDASEFKWAGAAE; translated from the coding sequence ATGGCAAGCCTGATCACCTGTCCGCATTGCGGCACCAGACCCAAGGAAGAGTTTTCGATCCGCGGGGCCGCCGCGCCGAAACGCCCTTCACCGATCGCCAAGGACGAGGCCTGGCACGCTTATGTCTATGTGAGGGACAATCCGAAGGGCCGATACCAGGAATATTGGCACCATATCGCCGGCTGCCGCCGTTTTCTGGTGGTCGAGCGCGACAACCTCACCCATGAGGTTTTCGGCGTGACCGACGCTTCGGAATTCAAGTGGGCGGGAGCTGCCGAATGA
- a CDS encoding sarcosine oxidase subunit beta family protein, whose translation MRYSAYSIFKEALSGNRMWKPAWREPQPKPHYDVIIVGGGGHGLATAYYLAKEFGITNVAVLEKGYLGSGNVGRNTTIIRSNYLLEGNNPFYEFSLKLWEGLERDFNYNAMVSQRGMLNLFHSDGQRDAYARKGNGMRIHGVDAELLDREQVRRKAPYLNFDHARFPIMGALYQKRAGTVRHDAVAWGYGRGADTRGVDLIQHCEVTGIRRENGLVVGVETTRGFIGCNKLALAAAGNTTTVGRMADLELPIETHVLQAFVSEGLKPVVDHVITYGAGHFYISQSDKGGLVFGAEIDFYSSYAQRGNLQTVEHTMEEGVSLIPGLSRAKVLRSWGGVMDMSMDGSPIIDRTPIDNLYLNCGWCYGGFKATPASGFCFAHLIAKNETHHVSRFMRLDRFERGYTIDEAGRGPQPNLH comes from the coding sequence ATGCGTTATTCGGCCTATTCGATCTTCAAGGAAGCGCTGTCCGGCAACCGGATGTGGAAGCCCGCCTGGCGCGAACCGCAGCCGAAGCCGCATTACGACGTGATCATCGTCGGCGGCGGTGGGCACGGGCTGGCGACGGCCTATTACCTCGCCAAGGAATTCGGCATCACCAATGTCGCGGTGCTTGAAAAGGGCTATCTCGGCTCCGGCAATGTCGGGCGCAACACGACCATCATCCGCTCCAACTACCTGCTCGAAGGCAACAACCCGTTCTACGAATTCTCGCTGAAGCTCTGGGAAGGGCTGGAGCGGGACTTCAACTACAATGCCATGGTCTCGCAGCGCGGCATGCTCAACCTCTTCCATTCCGACGGCCAGCGGGACGCCTATGCCCGCAAGGGCAACGGCATGCGCATCCATGGCGTCGACGCCGAACTGCTCGACCGCGAACAGGTGCGCCGGAAAGCACCCTATCTCAATTTCGACCATGCCCGTTTCCCGATCATGGGCGCTCTCTACCAGAAGCGCGCCGGCACGGTGCGACATGATGCGGTCGCCTGGGGTTATGGTCGCGGCGCCGATACCCGCGGCGTCGACCTGATCCAACATTGCGAGGTCACGGGCATCCGCCGCGAGAACGGCCTCGTGGTGGGCGTCGAGACGACCAGGGGCTTTATCGGCTGCAACAAGCTGGCGCTGGCGGCTGCCGGCAATACGACCACCGTCGGGCGGATGGCCGATCTCGAACTGCCGATCGAGACGCATGTGCTGCAGGCCTTCGTCTCGGAGGGGCTGAAGCCCGTCGTCGACCATGTGATCACCTATGGCGCCGGCCATTTCTATATATCGCAGTCGGACAAGGGCGGGCTGGTGTTCGGCGCCGAGATCGATTTCTATTCCTCCTACGCGCAGCGCGGCAATCTGCAGACCGTCGAGCATACGATGGAGGAGGGGGTGTCGCTGATCCCCGGCCTGTCGCGCGCCAAGGTCTTGAGAAGCTGGGGCGGTGTCATGGACATGTCGATGGATGGGTCGCCGATCATCGACCGCACGCCGATCGACAATCTCTATCTAAACTGCGGCTGGTGTTACGGCGGCTTCAAGGCGACGCCTGCCTCCGGCTTCTGTTTCGCCCACCTGATCGCCAAAAACGAGACGCATCACGTCTCGCGCTTCATGCGGCTCGACCGGTTCGAGCGCGGTTACACGATCGACGAAGCGGGCCGCGGCCCTCAGCCGAACCTCCACTGA
- a CDS encoding DUF2793 domain-containing protein, whose protein sequence is MADTTANLNMPFILPSQAQKHVTHNEALLRLDALVQLTITEELENPPGAPAEGACYLVANAPTGAWAGKTGRIASWQDGYWAFTEPRVGWRAWFAASEKLKVFSGTLWQDIPLPATGRLDELGINATPDNTNRLVLASPASLFNHAGNGHQIKVNKAASTDTASLLFQSNWTGYAEMGLAGDTEFSVKVSDGTTWKTGLSISPGGHVSQPNQPAARAYRTGTSFTPIAGQQSGFSTLALAHGGLSLGAAVAGGGNRVVVPADGLYLVALNVAVLSSSGHATSLMLNATQPLILMNGITGGAQIQSATGIFSFSGGDYLTLGHAGTAQLELGAGKTELSLAMLS, encoded by the coding sequence ATGGCCGACACGACCGCGAACTTGAACATGCCTTTCATCCTGCCCTCGCAGGCGCAGAAGCACGTAACACACAACGAGGCGCTGCTGCGGCTCGACGCGCTGGTGCAGCTGACGATCACCGAGGAACTTGAGAACCCGCCCGGCGCGCCGGCCGAGGGCGCCTGCTATCTGGTCGCGAACGCACCGACCGGCGCCTGGGCCGGCAAGACGGGACGCATCGCCTCCTGGCAGGACGGCTATTGGGCATTTACAGAGCCACGTGTCGGCTGGCGCGCCTGGTTCGCCGCTTCCGAAAAACTGAAAGTGTTTTCCGGCACGCTCTGGCAGGACATCCCCCTGCCCGCGACCGGCCGCCTCGACGAACTCGGCATCAATGCGACGCCTGATAACACCAACCGGCTCGTCCTCGCCTCGCCGGCAAGCCTGTTCAACCACGCCGGCAACGGTCACCAGATCAAGGTCAACAAGGCCGCCTCGACCGACACGGCCTCGCTGCTCTTCCAGTCGAACTGGACGGGTTATGCGGAAATGGGCCTGGCTGGCGACACCGAGTTCTCCGTCAAAGTCAGCGACGGGACAACCTGGAAAACGGGTCTGTCGATCTCGCCCGGCGGCCATGTTTCGCAACCGAACCAGCCGGCCGCACGTGCCTACCGCACCGGCACCAGTTTCACCCCGATTGCCGGCCAGCAGAGCGGCTTTTCGACCCTCGCCCTCGCGCACGGCGGCCTTTCGCTGGGCGCTGCAGTTGCCGGCGGCGGCAACCGGGTCGTCGTGCCAGCAGACGGCCTGTACCTCGTCGCCCTCAATGTCGCGGTCCTGTCGTCGTCCGGCCATGCGACCAGCCTGATGCTCAATGCAACGCAGCCGCTTATTCTGATGAACGGCATCACCGGGGGAGCACAAATACAGTCCGCGACGGGAATTTTTTCCTTTTCCGGCGGAGATTACCTGACACTCGGGCATGCAGGAACCGCACAACTGGAATTGGGCGCCGGAAAAACAGAGCTATCCTTGGCAATGCTGTCATAA
- a CDS encoding sugar transferase, with the protein MSVPDLHDDAADRVGARRHKKPPPTRIWQPVSPPKSGPGSTRLASSGSRRVQLAAKRAIDIGVSLSALVLLLPLMLVVALAIRIDSDGPVLFTQTRWAKDGHRFRVYKFRSMRTDLGDAKGIAQTVRGDPRITRVGALIRKANIDELPQLLNVLKGDMSLVGPRCHAIDMLAAGIPYENLVVDYHRRHSMRPGMTGLAQMRGLRGPTDRPGKARARIACDLYYIDNFSIWLDLRIMFGTLLAEFRGGEGF; encoded by the coding sequence TTGAGTGTTCCTGATCTGCATGACGACGCCGCCGACAGGGTGGGCGCCAGGCGGCATAAAAAGCCGCCTCCAACTCGCATTTGGCAACCTGTCTCGCCCCCTAAATCCGGCCCAGGATCCACCCGCCTTGCATCCAGCGGCAGCCGTCGCGTGCAGCTCGCGGCAAAGCGGGCGATCGACATCGGCGTCTCCCTTTCGGCACTGGTCCTGCTCCTGCCGCTGATGCTGGTCGTCGCGCTGGCGATCCGCATCGACAGCGACGGGCCGGTGCTCTTCACACAGACGCGCTGGGCCAAGGACGGCCACAGGTTCCGGGTCTACAAGTTCCGCTCCATGCGCACCGACCTCGGCGACGCGAAGGGGATCGCCCAGACGGTGCGCGGCGACCCGCGCATCACCCGCGTCGGCGCCCTCATCCGCAAGGCCAATATCGACGAACTGCCCCAACTTCTGAATGTCCTGAAAGGCGACATGTCGCTGGTCGGACCGCGTTGCCACGCGATCGACATGCTCGCAGCCGGCATTCCTTACGAGAACCTGGTTGTGGATTATCATCGCCGCCATTCGATGCGACCCGGCATGACCGGCCTGGCACAGATGCGCGGTCTTCGCGGGCCGACGGATCGCCCCGGCAAGGCGCGCGCCCGTATCGCATGCGACCTCTATTACATCGACAATTTCTCTATTTGGCTCGACCTGCGGATCATGTTTGGCACGCTGCTCGCCGAATTTCGTGGCGGCGAAGGCTTCTGA
- the sciP gene encoding CtrA inhibitor SciP — protein sequence MTEMIRPRVKYVIGPDGSPLTIADLPPANTRRWVIRRKAEVVAAVRGGLLSLEEACERYTLTVEEFLSWQSSINDHGLAGLRTTRIQQYRH from the coding sequence ATGACCGAAATGATACGTCCCCGAGTAAAATATGTCATCGGCCCCGATGGCAGCCCCTTGACGATCGCCGATCTTCCGCCGGCCAATACGCGCCGCTGGGTCATCCGGCGAAAGGCAGAGGTGGTAGCCGCGGTTCGCGGCGGCCTGTTGAGCTTGGAAGAAGCCTGCGAGCGTTACACGCTCACCGTCGAGGAATTCCTGTCCTGGCAGTCCTCCATCAACGATCACGGCCTGGCCGGCCTGCGCACCACGCGCATTCAGCAATATCGTCACTGA
- a CDS encoding paraquat-inducible protein A, whose protein sequence is MNWLRPLLLALATIFLALGLFLPIIRFERLYFFTETPSLVELVAALFREGDVALSMVVGLFSIVFPIVKLVGLTVQLSGRAADAGFFRRAMPHLSKWSMMDVMLVAIVVFAAKSSGLAVAVSQPGLWFYAASAIIAGLLPSLSRIGSGQN, encoded by the coding sequence ATGAACTGGCTGCGGCCGCTTCTTCTCGCGCTGGCCACGATCTTCCTGGCTCTTGGGCTTTTCCTGCCGATCATCCGATTCGAGCGGCTCTATTTCTTCACCGAGACTCCGTCTCTGGTGGAACTCGTCGCGGCGCTGTTCCGGGAGGGAGATGTGGCACTGTCGATGGTGGTCGGGCTGTTTTCGATCGTTTTTCCGATCGTCAAGCTGGTCGGGCTGACGGTGCAACTGTCCGGACGGGCGGCGGATGCGGGATTTTTCCGCCGCGCGATGCCGCATCTTTCGAAATGGTCGATGATGGACGTGATGCTGGTGGCGATCGTCGTCTTCGCCGCGAAGAGCAGCGGCCTGGCTGTTGCGGTCTCGCAGCCAGGCCTCTGGTTCTACGCCGCCTCGGCCATCATCGCCGGGCTGTTGCCGTCACTGTCCCGGATCGGATCGGGGCAGAACTGA
- a CDS encoding GNAT family N-acetyltransferase: MNITLEETRSGGRYVAEVEGHYAEMTYSRASPELIIVDHTGVPDELRGKGVGQVLALHAVEEARKGGWKIIPLCPFFKAQVERHPEWQDILR, translated from the coding sequence ATGAATATCACCCTCGAAGAGACGCGATCGGGCGGCCGTTACGTGGCCGAGGTCGAAGGCCACTATGCGGAAATGACCTATTCGCGCGCATCGCCGGAGCTCATCATCGTCGATCATACCGGCGTTCCCGACGAGCTTCGCGGCAAAGGAGTCGGCCAGGTGCTGGCATTGCATGCGGTCGAAGAAGCCCGCAAGGGCGGCTGGAAGATCATTCCGCTTTGCCCGTTCTTCAAGGCCCAGGTGGAACGCCACCCCGAGTGGCAGGATATTCTTCGCTAA
- the ctrA gene encoding response regulator transcription factor CtrA, which produces MRVLLIEDDSATAQSIELMLKSESFNVYTTDLGEEGVDLGKLYDYDIILLDLNLPDMSGYEVLRTLRLSKVKTPILILSGMAGIEDKVRGLGFGADDYMTKPFHKDELVARIHAIVRRSKGHAQSIIITGELIVNLDAKTVEVGGQRVHLTGKEYQMLELLSLRKGTTLTKEMFLNHLYGGMDEPELKIIDVFICKLRKKLANAAGGANYIETVWGRGYVLREPEAEYAETA; this is translated from the coding sequence ATGCGGGTTCTACTCATCGAAGATGACAGCGCGACTGCCCAGAGCATCGAGCTGATGCTGAAATCGGAAAGCTTTAACGTCTATACGACCGACCTCGGTGAGGAAGGTGTCGATCTCGGCAAGCTTTACGACTATGATATCATTCTCCTCGACCTCAACCTGCCCGACATGTCGGGCTACGAAGTGCTTCGCACTCTGAGGCTTTCGAAGGTCAAAACACCGATCCTCATCCTGTCCGGCATGGCCGGTATCGAAGACAAGGTCCGTGGTCTCGGTTTCGGCGCCGATGACTATATGACCAAGCCCTTCCATAAGGATGAACTGGTCGCTCGCATCCACGCGATCGTCCGCCGTTCCAAGGGTCATGCACAGTCGATCATCATCACCGGCGAACTGATCGTCAATCTCGACGCCAAGACCGTCGAAGTCGGCGGCCAGCGCGTTCACCTGACGGGCAAGGAATACCAGATGCTGGAGCTCCTTTCGCTCCGCAAGGGTACCACGCTCACCAAGGAAATGTTCCTGAACCACCTTTACGGCGGTATGGACGAGCCGGAACTGAAGATCATCGACGTTTTCATCTGCAAGCTGCGCAAGAAGCTTGCCAATGCCGCCGGCGGCGCAAATTACATCGAAACCGTCTGGGGCCGCGGCTACGTGCTGCGTGAACCAGAGGCGGAATACGCCGAAACCGCCTGA
- a CDS encoding response regulator, with product MQRLMIADGSDIVRTVGKRILSELGFLVVEADTAREAVTRCNAELPNFLIVDAGLEGALELIGTIRAMPNGKSIRIFYCVIEADLKKMMAGKRAGADDFLLKPFDRKILTSVFSALAQAA from the coding sequence ATGCAGCGTTTAATGATCGCCGACGGATCGGACATCGTACGGACGGTCGGCAAGCGGATCCTGTCGGAACTGGGCTTTCTCGTCGTCGAGGCCGACACCGCGCGCGAGGCGGTGACGCGCTGCAATGCCGAGCTTCCCAATTTCCTGATCGTCGACGCTGGCCTGGAAGGCGCGCTCGAACTCATCGGCACCATCCGGGCGATGCCGAACGGCAAGAGCATCCGCATCTTCTATTGCGTCATAGAGGCGGACCTGAAGAAGATGATGGCCGGCAAGCGCGCCGGTGCAGACGATTTCCTGCTGAAGCCTTTCGATCGCAAGATCCTAACGTCGGTCTTCTCGGCCCTGGCACAGGCGGCCTGA
- the chpT gene encoding histidine phosphotransferase ChpT — protein MPKNPNLTLAGPDLAALLCSRVCHDVISPVGAINNGLELLDEGAADGDALDLIRTSALNASVRLKFARLAFGASGSVGASIDTGEAEKAAKDFAIAEKKTEVTWNGPRAIIAKNRVKLLLNLFLVAYAGIPRGGSMDVTLENPEYDAKFILTIKGRMMRVPAKFVEIASGTLEEPIDAHSIQPYYTVLLAEESGMELRHVVSEDKIVFIAETVAA, from the coding sequence ATGCCGAAGAATCCGAATCTTACCCTTGCCGGGCCAGATCTCGCGGCACTTCTGTGCAGCCGTGTCTGCCATGACGTGATCTCCCCGGTCGGCGCGATCAACAACGGCCTTGAGCTTCTCGACGAAGGTGCCGCCGACGGCGACGCGCTCGACCTCATCCGCACCTCGGCCCTCAACGCCTCTGTGCGCCTCAAGTTTGCCCGCCTCGCATTCGGCGCTTCCGGCTCGGTCGGCGCCTCGATCGACACCGGCGAGGCCGAAAAGGCCGCCAAGGATTTCGCGATCGCCGAAAAGAAGACCGAGGTCACCTGGAACGGCCCGCGGGCTATCATCGCAAAGAACCGGGTCAAGCTGCTCCTCAACCTCTTCCTCGTCGCCTATGCGGGCATTCCTCGCGGCGGTTCGATGGACGTGACGCTGGAAAATCCGGAATACGACGCGAAATTCATCCTCACCATCAAGGGACGGATGATGCGCGTGCCGGCCAAGTTCGTCGAAATTGCCAGCGGCACGCTTGAAGAGCCGATCGATGCCCATTCGATCCAGCCCTATTACACGGTACTGCTCGCGGAAGAGTCCGGCATGGAGCTGAGGCACGTGGTTTCGGAGGACAAGATTGTCTTCATCGCCGAAACTGTGGCTGCCTGA